In the Artemia franciscana chromosome 1, ASM3288406v1, whole genome shotgun sequence genome, one interval contains:
- the LOC136028762 gene encoding tyrosyl-DNA phosphodiesterase 2-like isoform X4: MSDEEIPEAAECQRLVENFVEITDTNEAVAQCFLQDNHWELERSLEQFFGSAQLESDSKPLARKSSPVPDESPGAKHLKLESAQDEARSSLSLPELIKSSKLTDKRPSHFRFLTWNLDGMEPKCLKIRIKAAAKVIEKEGYDIVFLQEVTEETQKYLETLLPQYVFISANSDGAPYYCITLLKIFCVYQDSYKVLPFTNSVMGRNILQVYAHIGEIKLLLMNVHLESTKEFSTQRIVQLKECFKIANEINDANIIFAGDLNLRDKELAEAGGLPEKFFDAWNACGCKKEYQFTWDCLRNSNHQMPSKFQPRCRFDRVFVKPVNITIADFKLTGIQKISGTTVFPSDHWGVAVNFKLP; this comes from the coding sequence ATGAGTGATGAAGAAATTCCTGAGGCTGCTGAATGCCAGCGTCTGGTTGAAAACTTTGTTGAAATTACAGACACAAATGAAGCAGTTGCTCAATGTTTTTTGCAAGATAATCACTGGGAGTTAGAAAGATCTCTTGAACAGTTTTTTGGTTCCGCTCAATTGGAGAGTGATTCGAAGCCTCTAGCAAGAAAATCCTCTCCAGTACCTGATGAGTCACCTGGTGCAAAGCATCTTAAACTTGAGTCAGCGCAAGATGAAGCAAGATCAAGTTTGTCTCTTCCTGAACTtataaaatcttcaaaattgACTGATAAGAGACCGTCACATTTTCGATTTTTAACTTGGAATCTTGATGGTATGGagccaaaatgtttgaaaatacgGATAAAAGCTGCAGCAAAAGTAATAGAAAAAGAAGGCTATGATATAGTTTTTCTCCAAGAGGTTACAGAGGAGACTCAGAAGTACTTAGAAACTCTTCTGCCACAATACGTTTTTATTTCCGCTAATTCTGATGGAGCACCTTACTACTGTATAACCTTACTAAAAATATTCTGTGTTTACCAAGATTCGTATAAAGTGTTGCCTTTTACAAATTCTGTAATGGGAAGAAACATACTGCAAGTTTATGCTCATATTGGGGAAATAAAATTGCTGCTTATGAATGTGCACTTGGAAAGTACAAAGGAATTCTCAACACAAAGAATTGTTCAGCTGAAAGAATGCTTCAAAATTGCCAATGAGATAAATGATGCTAATATTATTTTTGCTGGGGACTTAAACCTTCGAGACAAGGAGCTTGCTGAAGCAGGAGGATTACCTGAGAAGTTTTTTGACGCATGGAATGCTTGTGGCTGTAAAAAAGAGTACCAGTTTACATGGGACTGTTTAAGAAATTCAAATCATCAAATGCCGTCAAAGTTTCAGCCAAGATGTCGCTTTGATCGAGTTTTTGTAAAGCCTGTGAATATTACTATTGCTGATTTTAAGCTTACAGGCATTCAAAAGATTAGTGGTACTACTGTGTTTCCTTCCGATCATTGGGGAGTTGCTGTTAACTTTAAACTTCCTTAA
- the LOC136028762 gene encoding tyrosyl-DNA phosphodiesterase 2-like isoform X1, producing the protein MLVNAIKSLTTSCLSYKRMSDEEIPEAAECQRLVENFVEITDTNEAVAQCFLQDNHWELERSLEQFFGSAQLESDSKPLARKSSPVPDESPGAKHLKLESAQDEARSSLSLPELIKSSKLTDKRPSHFRFLTWNLDGMEPKCLKIRIKAAAKVIEKEGYDIVFLQEVTEETQKYLETLLPQYVFISANSDGAPYYCITLLKIFCVYQDSYKVLPFTNSVMGRNILQVYAHIGEIKLLLMNVHLESTKEFSTQRIVQLKECFKIANEINDANIIFAGDLNLRDKELAEAGGLPEKFFDAWNACGCKKEYQFTWDCLRNSNHQMPSKFQPRCRFDRVFVKPVNITIADFKLTGIQKISGTTVFPSDHWGVAVNFKLP; encoded by the exons ATGTTAGTCAATGCAATCAAAAGCCTTACAACTTCTTGTCTCTCATACAAACG AATGAGTGATGAAGAAATTCCTGAGGCTGCTGAATGCCAGCGTCTGGTTGAAAACTTTGTTGAAATTACAGACACAAATGAAGCAGTTGCTCAATGTTTTTTGCAAGATAATCACTGGGAGTTAGAAAGATCTCTTGAACAGTTTTTTGGTTCCGCTCAATTGGAGAGTGATTCGAAGCCTCTAGCAAGAAAATCCTCTCCAGTACCTGATGAGTCACCTGGTGCAAAGCATCTTAAACTTGAGTCAGCGCAAGATGAAGCAAGATCAAGTTTGTCTCTTCCTGAACTtataaaatcttcaaaattgACTGATAAGAGACCGTCACATTTTCGATTTTTAACTTGGAATCTTGATGGTATGGagccaaaatgtttgaaaatacgGATAAAAGCTGCAGCAAAAGTAATAGAAAAAGAAGGCTATGATATAGTTTTTCTCCAAGAGGTTACAGAGGAGACTCAGAAGTACTTAGAAACTCTTCTGCCACAATACGTTTTTATTTCCGCTAATTCTGATGGAGCACCTTACTACTGTATAACCTTACTAAAAATATTCTGTGTTTACCAAGATTCGTATAAAGTGTTGCCTTTTACAAATTCTGTAATGGGAAGAAACATACTGCAAGTTTATGCTCATATTGGGGAAATAAAATTGCTGCTTATGAATGTGCACTTGGAAAGTACAAAGGAATTCTCAACACAAAGAATTGTTCAGCTGAAAGAATGCTTCAAAATTGCCAATGAGATAAATGATGCTAATATTATTTTTGCTGGGGACTTAAACCTTCGAGACAAGGAGCTTGCTGAAGCAGGAGGATTACCTGAGAAGTTTTTTGACGCATGGAATGCTTGTGGCTGTAAAAAAGAGTACCAGTTTACATGGGACTGTTTAAGAAATTCAAATCATCAAATGCCGTCAAAGTTTCAGCCAAGATGTCGCTTTGATCGAGTTTTTGTAAAGCCTGTGAATATTACTATTGCTGATTTTAAGCTTACAGGCATTCAAAAGATTAGTGGTACTACTGTGTTTCCTTCCGATCATTGGGGAGTTGCTGTTAACTTTAAACTTCCTTAA
- the LOC136028762 gene encoding tyrosyl-DNA phosphodiesterase 2-like isoform X2: MQVGLFCIMSDEEIPEAAECQRLVENFVEITDTNEAVAQCFLQDNHWELERSLEQFFGSAQLESDSKPLARKSSPVPDESPGAKHLKLESAQDEARSSLSLPELIKSSKLTDKRPSHFRFLTWNLDGMEPKCLKIRIKAAAKVIEKEGYDIVFLQEVTEETQKYLETLLPQYVFISANSDGAPYYCITLLKIFCVYQDSYKVLPFTNSVMGRNILQVYAHIGEIKLLLMNVHLESTKEFSTQRIVQLKECFKIANEINDANIIFAGDLNLRDKELAEAGGLPEKFFDAWNACGCKKEYQFTWDCLRNSNHQMPSKFQPRCRFDRVFVKPVNITIADFKLTGIQKISGTTVFPSDHWGVAVNFKLP; encoded by the coding sequence AATGAGTGATGAAGAAATTCCTGAGGCTGCTGAATGCCAGCGTCTGGTTGAAAACTTTGTTGAAATTACAGACACAAATGAAGCAGTTGCTCAATGTTTTTTGCAAGATAATCACTGGGAGTTAGAAAGATCTCTTGAACAGTTTTTTGGTTCCGCTCAATTGGAGAGTGATTCGAAGCCTCTAGCAAGAAAATCCTCTCCAGTACCTGATGAGTCACCTGGTGCAAAGCATCTTAAACTTGAGTCAGCGCAAGATGAAGCAAGATCAAGTTTGTCTCTTCCTGAACTtataaaatcttcaaaattgACTGATAAGAGACCGTCACATTTTCGATTTTTAACTTGGAATCTTGATGGTATGGagccaaaatgtttgaaaatacgGATAAAAGCTGCAGCAAAAGTAATAGAAAAAGAAGGCTATGATATAGTTTTTCTCCAAGAGGTTACAGAGGAGACTCAGAAGTACTTAGAAACTCTTCTGCCACAATACGTTTTTATTTCCGCTAATTCTGATGGAGCACCTTACTACTGTATAACCTTACTAAAAATATTCTGTGTTTACCAAGATTCGTATAAAGTGTTGCCTTTTACAAATTCTGTAATGGGAAGAAACATACTGCAAGTTTATGCTCATATTGGGGAAATAAAATTGCTGCTTATGAATGTGCACTTGGAAAGTACAAAGGAATTCTCAACACAAAGAATTGTTCAGCTGAAAGAATGCTTCAAAATTGCCAATGAGATAAATGATGCTAATATTATTTTTGCTGGGGACTTAAACCTTCGAGACAAGGAGCTTGCTGAAGCAGGAGGATTACCTGAGAAGTTTTTTGACGCATGGAATGCTTGTGGCTGTAAAAAAGAGTACCAGTTTACATGGGACTGTTTAAGAAATTCAAATCATCAAATGCCGTCAAAGTTTCAGCCAAGATGTCGCTTTGATCGAGTTTTTGTAAAGCCTGTGAATATTACTATTGCTGATTTTAAGCTTACAGGCATTCAAAAGATTAGTGGTACTACTGTGTTTCCTTCCGATCATTGGGGAGTTGCTGTTAACTTTAAACTTCCTTAA
- the LOC136028762 gene encoding tyrosyl-DNA phosphodiesterase 2-like isoform X3 has protein sequence METHRIGMSDEEIPEAAECQRLVENFVEITDTNEAVAQCFLQDNHWELERSLEQFFGSAQLESDSKPLARKSSPVPDESPGAKHLKLESAQDEARSSLSLPELIKSSKLTDKRPSHFRFLTWNLDGMEPKCLKIRIKAAAKVIEKEGYDIVFLQEVTEETQKYLETLLPQYVFISANSDGAPYYCITLLKIFCVYQDSYKVLPFTNSVMGRNILQVYAHIGEIKLLLMNVHLESTKEFSTQRIVQLKECFKIANEINDANIIFAGDLNLRDKELAEAGGLPEKFFDAWNACGCKKEYQFTWDCLRNSNHQMPSKFQPRCRFDRVFVKPVNITIADFKLTGIQKISGTTVFPSDHWGVAVNFKLP, from the coding sequence AATGAGTGATGAAGAAATTCCTGAGGCTGCTGAATGCCAGCGTCTGGTTGAAAACTTTGTTGAAATTACAGACACAAATGAAGCAGTTGCTCAATGTTTTTTGCAAGATAATCACTGGGAGTTAGAAAGATCTCTTGAACAGTTTTTTGGTTCCGCTCAATTGGAGAGTGATTCGAAGCCTCTAGCAAGAAAATCCTCTCCAGTACCTGATGAGTCACCTGGTGCAAAGCATCTTAAACTTGAGTCAGCGCAAGATGAAGCAAGATCAAGTTTGTCTCTTCCTGAACTtataaaatcttcaaaattgACTGATAAGAGACCGTCACATTTTCGATTTTTAACTTGGAATCTTGATGGTATGGagccaaaatgtttgaaaatacgGATAAAAGCTGCAGCAAAAGTAATAGAAAAAGAAGGCTATGATATAGTTTTTCTCCAAGAGGTTACAGAGGAGACTCAGAAGTACTTAGAAACTCTTCTGCCACAATACGTTTTTATTTCCGCTAATTCTGATGGAGCACCTTACTACTGTATAACCTTACTAAAAATATTCTGTGTTTACCAAGATTCGTATAAAGTGTTGCCTTTTACAAATTCTGTAATGGGAAGAAACATACTGCAAGTTTATGCTCATATTGGGGAAATAAAATTGCTGCTTATGAATGTGCACTTGGAAAGTACAAAGGAATTCTCAACACAAAGAATTGTTCAGCTGAAAGAATGCTTCAAAATTGCCAATGAGATAAATGATGCTAATATTATTTTTGCTGGGGACTTAAACCTTCGAGACAAGGAGCTTGCTGAAGCAGGAGGATTACCTGAGAAGTTTTTTGACGCATGGAATGCTTGTGGCTGTAAAAAAGAGTACCAGTTTACATGGGACTGTTTAAGAAATTCAAATCATCAAATGCCGTCAAAGTTTCAGCCAAGATGTCGCTTTGATCGAGTTTTTGTAAAGCCTGTGAATATTACTATTGCTGATTTTAAGCTTACAGGCATTCAAAAGATTAGTGGTACTACTGTGTTTCCTTCCGATCATTGGGGAGTTGCTGTTAACTTTAAACTTCCTTAA